One genomic region from Streptomyces sp. NBC_01304 encodes:
- a CDS encoding polysaccharide biosynthesis tyrosine autokinase produces MDLHGFLKVIARRWPVALVCLLLGAAAGWTATALSTPEYEARAQLFVAARSGGDTVQLNQGQSFLQSRVQSYVAIVATRQVTDHVARELKPGLTSGELAGRIKAEAPLNTVLINIVVTDTKPGRAARVANAVALRFSDVVEQLETPQGSSLAPVSLGITQQAAVPGAPVSPKPLLNMAAGILGGLLLGAGLVVLLETLDTTLKSAEALSELTALPVLCSIPYDKAAPDHPLTTGDSGHSARAEAFRRLRTNLQFAQVDDRPRVMVVTSSLPGEGKTNTAANLAVSLAEAGVTTCLVDADLRRPCVARTFGLVQDAGLTTVLIGRASIAEVMQQGPSGLAVLTSGAIPPNPTELLASDRMGDFLRELASAYEAVIVDTAPLLPVADTVGLAPLAQGALLVVRASSTSREQVRTAASALSTVGVRTLGTVFSMAPAPKSKGYGAYGGYGDPRPEDASDDTSSRRMPPPRPSRSRPRDGVALSYLAGEK; encoded by the coding sequence GTGGATCTCCACGGATTCCTGAAGGTGATCGCCAGACGCTGGCCGGTCGCGCTCGTCTGTCTGCTGCTCGGTGCCGCGGCAGGCTGGACGGCAACCGCACTGTCCACACCCGAGTACGAGGCCCGTGCCCAGCTCTTCGTCGCGGCCCGTTCGGGCGGCGACACCGTCCAGCTGAACCAGGGCCAGAGCTTCTTGCAGTCACGCGTCCAGTCGTACGTGGCGATCGTCGCCACCCGTCAGGTCACGGACCACGTCGCCCGCGAGCTGAAGCCGGGCCTGACCTCCGGCGAACTGGCCGGGCGCATCAAGGCCGAGGCCCCGCTGAACACCGTGCTCATCAACATCGTCGTGACCGACACCAAGCCCGGCCGGGCCGCCCGCGTGGCCAACGCCGTGGCGCTGCGCTTCTCGGACGTCGTCGAGCAGTTGGAGACCCCGCAGGGCTCGTCCCTCGCGCCGGTCTCGCTCGGCATCACCCAGCAGGCGGCCGTGCCCGGTGCGCCCGTCTCGCCCAAGCCGCTGCTCAACATGGCGGCGGGCATCCTCGGCGGGCTGCTCCTGGGCGCCGGCCTCGTCGTCCTCCTGGAGACCCTCGACACGACGCTCAAGAGCGCCGAGGCCCTCAGCGAGCTGACCGCGCTGCCCGTCCTGTGCTCCATCCCCTACGACAAGGCGGCCCCCGACCACCCGCTGACCACGGGCGACAGCGGACACTCGGCGCGCGCCGAGGCCTTCCGCCGACTGCGCACCAACCTTCAGTTCGCGCAGGTCGACGACCGCCCCAGGGTGATGGTCGTGACCAGCTCACTGCCCGGCGAGGGCAAGACCAACACCGCGGCCAACCTGGCGGTTTCGCTCGCCGAGGCCGGCGTCACCACCTGCCTCGTCGACGCGGACCTGCGCCGCCCGTGCGTCGCCCGCACCTTCGGGCTCGTCCAGGACGCGGGCCTGACCACCGTCCTGATCGGCCGGGCCTCGATCGCCGAGGTGATGCAGCAGGGCCCCAGCGGCCTCGCGGTCCTCACCAGCGGCGCGATCCCGCCCAACCCGACCGAGCTGCTCGCCTCCGACCGCATGGGCGACTTCCTGCGCGAACTCGCCTCCGCCTACGAGGCCGTGATCGTCGACACCGCGCCGCTCCTGCCGGTCGCGGACACGGTCGGCCTCGCCCCGCTCGCCCAGGGCGCGCTGCTCGTGGTACGCGCGTCGAGCACGTCGCGGGAGCAGGTGCGGACCGCTGCGAGCGCGCTGAGCACGGTGGGCGTACGCACCCTCGGCACGGTCTTCAGCATGGCGCCCGCGCCCAAGTCCAAGGGGTACGGGGCCTACGGCGGATACGGCGACCCGCGCCCCGAGGACGCCTCGGACGACACGTCCTCGCGCCGGATGCCGCCGCCGCGGCCGTCCCGGAGCCGGCCGCGTGACGGAGTCGCGCTGTCGTATCTGGCGGGGGAGAAGTGA
- a CDS encoding GDP-L-fucose synthase family protein produces the protein MHSVELRTLSPAELSRTARVHIAGHRGLVGSALVRHFTEQGFGDLLLRSSDVTDLRERDAVRRLYAAERPRVVVLAAARVGGIAANAARPVDFLSDNLRIQLNVLDAAHEFGVERLLFLGSSCIYPKHAPQPIPESALLTGPLEPTNDAYAIAKISGILHIQALRRQYGLPYISAMPTNLYGPGDNLDPRTSHVVPAMLQRTHEAHSRRASRITHWGSGTPRREFLHVDDLARACLFLLENYDGDAPVNVGTGSDLELRELAALIARTVGYQGSVEWDASRPDGTPQKLLDTGLINGLGWKPEIALPDGLAETYAWLRSQSRP, from the coding sequence ATGCACAGCGTGGAACTCCGGACCCTGAGCCCTGCCGAGCTGAGCCGCACCGCACGCGTGCACATCGCCGGACACCGCGGCCTCGTCGGCTCCGCGCTGGTGCGCCACTTCACCGAGCAGGGCTTCGGCGACCTGCTGCTGCGCTCCTCGGACGTCACCGATCTGCGGGAGAGGGACGCGGTACGCAGGCTGTACGCCGCCGAGCGCCCCCGGGTCGTCGTCCTCGCGGCGGCCCGGGTCGGCGGCATCGCCGCGAACGCCGCGCGCCCCGTCGACTTCCTCTCCGACAACCTCCGCATCCAGCTCAACGTCCTGGACGCGGCCCACGAGTTCGGCGTAGAGCGCCTGCTCTTCCTCGGCTCCAGCTGCATCTATCCCAAGCACGCCCCGCAGCCCATCCCCGAGTCGGCGCTGCTCACGGGTCCGCTGGAGCCCACCAACGACGCGTACGCCATCGCCAAGATCTCCGGGATCCTGCACATCCAGGCGCTGCGCAGGCAGTACGGACTGCCCTACATCTCCGCGATGCCGACCAACCTCTACGGCCCCGGCGACAACCTCGACCCGCGCACCTCGCACGTCGTCCCCGCGATGCTGCAGCGCACCCACGAGGCCCACAGCCGGCGCGCCTCCCGCATCACCCACTGGGGCAGCGGCACGCCACGCCGCGAATTCCTGCACGTCGACGACCTGGCCCGGGCCTGCCTGTTCCTCCTGGAGAACTACGACGGCGACGCCCCCGTCAACGTAGGCACCGGCTCGGACCTGGAGCTGCGCGAGCTCGCCGCGCTCATCGCCCGCACCGTCGGCTACCAGGGGAGCGTCGAGTGGGACGCCTCCCGTCCCGACGGCACCCCGCAGAAGCTCCTCGACACCGGCCTGATCAACGGCCTCGGCTGGAAGCCGGAGATCGCGCTGCCCGACGGCCTCGCGGAGACCTACGCCTGGCTGCGCAGCCAGTCCCGCCCCTGA
- a CDS encoding glycosyltransferase family 2 protein, with translation MTSHNRCETTLSAIEALDRQSGLPEGTAVDIYLVDAGSSDGTPDAVRRLHPGVHLMSVGSDVFWGQGMRIASRNSRGAGSPHFTHQLWLNDDVELATDALAHLLVTAEQVGEDAVVVGAVHARGDHGHTTYSGRRGRALHLVEPTGRPEPCDTYNGNVVLIPRAVRERVGDIDRRFRHGMGDYDHGFRARKAGVPAYVAPRHVGACDTNPPLTGSHEPGIGVREALRRVTSVRELPTRAWWAYCLRHGWPWAPVHMVSPYVRTVVRAGVGRWN, from the coding sequence ATGACCAGTCACAACCGGTGCGAGACAACCCTGTCGGCGATCGAAGCCCTCGACCGGCAGTCCGGGCTGCCCGAAGGGACGGCCGTGGACATCTACCTGGTCGACGCGGGCAGCAGCGACGGCACCCCGGACGCGGTACGCCGTCTCCACCCGGGCGTCCACCTGATGAGCGTCGGATCCGATGTCTTCTGGGGCCAGGGCATGCGCATCGCCAGCCGCAACAGCCGGGGCGCGGGCAGCCCGCACTTCACCCACCAGCTGTGGCTCAACGACGACGTGGAGCTCGCCACCGACGCGCTCGCCCACCTCCTGGTCACCGCCGAACAGGTCGGCGAGGACGCCGTGGTGGTCGGCGCCGTGCACGCGCGGGGCGACCACGGACACACCACCTACTCGGGCCGCCGCGGCCGCGCCCTGCACCTGGTCGAGCCCACCGGCCGGCCCGAACCCTGCGACACGTACAACGGCAACGTCGTCCTCATCCCCCGCGCGGTGCGCGAGCGCGTCGGCGACATCGACCGGCGCTTCCGGCACGGCATGGGCGACTACGACCACGGCTTCCGGGCCCGCAAGGCGGGCGTGCCCGCCTATGTGGCGCCCCGTCATGTCGGGGCCTGCGACACCAATCCGCCCCTGACCGGTTCGCACGAGCCCGGCATCGGCGTGCGCGAGGCCCTGCGCCGGGTCACCTCGGTGCGCGAACTGCCCACGCGGGCCTGGTGGGCGTACTGCCTGCGGCACGGCTGGCCGTGGGCGCCGGTGCACATGGTGTCGCCCTATGTGCGGACCGTGGTGCGGGCGGGGGTCGGCAGATGGAACTGA
- a CDS encoding O-antigen ligase family protein — MELTPSALLLASTVLLAFGFLVWGCCRRPLWGIVLFAGARLWESLSTDTAGLSATGVDLMAADAVALVLLCAAAPRLLSGGRLRLPAPVALVALCVLGGTLVVSAARGIAVVGLQRTGLDARPVFQLCAVALFAATLPATRATLTFFVRLWACYAIVLCGAVLLWWLDTGIGGAGQNVAVDGVLTEARPLSAMESLVIGQAAVLLLYRYGASMRARVLAVSMVVIVILMQSRSGWIACAAMCACLLVRRGRAGASRLATLAQAAGVVSFLVLAGLLNQSSTVADSLLTSSQDTTTFTWRVDNWLSALPVLHSPGDWMLGVPLGGDTRRLVPGGLTEVSMHNHFLDVLVHQGLLGVAALVALYGCVWRRASRVPDGTLLRALVLGLVTFSITYPLRPEQALLLGLLAVFAGRRPDPPVVSLPLPARPILETPCPAVPR; from the coding sequence ATGGAACTGACCCCCTCCGCCCTCCTCCTCGCCTCGACGGTCCTGCTCGCGTTCGGCTTCCTGGTGTGGGGCTGCTGCAGGCGGCCGTTGTGGGGCATCGTGCTGTTCGCGGGGGCCCGCCTGTGGGAGTCCCTGAGCACCGACACGGCGGGCCTGTCCGCCACCGGTGTCGACCTGATGGCCGCGGACGCGGTCGCCCTGGTCCTGTTGTGCGCCGCCGCCCCGCGACTCCTCAGCGGGGGGCGGCTACGGCTGCCCGCGCCGGTCGCGCTCGTGGCGCTGTGCGTCCTCGGCGGCACGCTGGTTGTCTCGGCCGCCCGCGGGATCGCCGTCGTCGGGCTGCAGCGCACCGGGCTCGACGCCCGCCCGGTCTTCCAGCTCTGCGCGGTGGCACTGTTCGCGGCCACCTTGCCCGCGACCCGGGCGACCCTCACCTTCTTCGTACGCCTCTGGGCCTGCTACGCCATCGTGCTGTGCGGGGCCGTCCTGCTGTGGTGGCTGGACACGGGGATCGGCGGCGCCGGACAGAACGTGGCCGTCGACGGAGTGCTCACCGAGGCCCGGCCGCTGAGCGCCATGGAGTCACTGGTCATCGGCCAGGCCGCGGTGCTGCTCCTCTACCGGTACGGCGCCTCGATGCGCGCCCGGGTGCTCGCGGTCTCCATGGTGGTGATCGTCATCCTGATGCAGAGCCGCTCGGGCTGGATCGCCTGCGCGGCGATGTGCGCCTGCCTCCTCGTCCGGCGCGGGCGCGCCGGCGCTTCCCGGCTCGCGACCCTCGCCCAGGCCGCCGGCGTCGTCTCGTTCCTGGTGCTCGCAGGACTGCTCAACCAGTCCAGCACGGTGGCGGACAGCCTGCTCACATCGAGCCAGGACACCACGACCTTCACCTGGCGCGTGGACAACTGGCTGTCGGCGCTTCCCGTGCTGCACAGCCCCGGGGACTGGATGCTCGGGGTGCCCCTCGGCGGGGACACCCGGCGTCTCGTACCCGGCGGCCTCACCGAGGTGTCCATGCACAACCACTTCCTGGACGTCCTGGTGCACCAGGGCCTGCTCGGCGTGGCGGCCCTCGTGGCCCTCTACGGGTGCGTGTGGCGCCGGGCCTCGCGCGTCCCCGACGGCACGCTCCTGAGGGCCCTCGTGCTCGGCCTGGTCACCTTCTCGATCACCTATCCGCTCCGGCCCGAACAGGCCCTGCTCCTCGGCCTGTTGGCCGTCTTCGCCGGTCGCCGCCCCGATCCCCCCGTCGTGTCCCTGCCCCTGCCCGCCCGCCCCATTCTGGAGACGCCATGCCCCGCCGTACCGCGCTGA
- the gmd gene encoding GDP-mannose 4,6-dehydratase: MPRRTALITGITGQDGSYLAELLLEKGYTVHGLMRRSSTFSTARIDHLYQDPHEPDARLKLHYGDLADGSRITTLLEQIQPDEVYHLAAQSHVRVSFDEPEFTGTTTGLGTTRLLEAIRMTGLPCRFYQASSSEMFGATPPPQAESTPFHPRSPYAAAKVYAYWITRNYREAYGIHAVNGILFNHESPRRGETFVTRKIARAAARIARGEQEFLHLGNLEARRDWGYAPEYVDAMWRMLQTDTPDDYVVATGTSYSVRDFLTFCFEHVGLDWERHVRFDERYLRPSEVPDLIGDASKADRELDWRPTVRTPELARIMTAAELDAPAPVPAPARGDAQALLPR; this comes from the coding sequence ATGCCCCGCCGTACCGCGCTGATCACCGGCATCACCGGCCAGGACGGCTCGTATCTCGCCGAACTCCTCCTGGAGAAGGGCTACACGGTGCACGGCCTGATGCGCCGCTCCTCCACCTTCTCCACGGCCCGCATCGACCACCTCTACCAGGACCCGCACGAGCCGGACGCCCGCCTCAAGCTCCACTACGGAGACCTCGCCGACGGCTCCCGCATCACCACGCTCCTGGAGCAGATCCAGCCCGACGAGGTCTACCACCTGGCCGCCCAGTCCCATGTCCGGGTCTCCTTCGACGAACCCGAGTTCACGGGTACGACGACGGGCCTCGGCACCACCCGCCTCCTCGAGGCGATCCGGATGACGGGCCTGCCCTGCCGCTTCTACCAGGCGTCCAGCTCCGAGATGTTCGGCGCGACCCCGCCCCCGCAGGCCGAGTCGACGCCGTTCCACCCGCGCTCCCCGTACGCCGCCGCCAAGGTCTACGCGTACTGGATCACCCGCAACTACCGTGAGGCGTACGGCATCCACGCCGTCAACGGCATCCTCTTCAACCACGAGTCCCCGCGCCGCGGCGAGACCTTCGTGACCCGCAAGATCGCCCGCGCGGCGGCCCGGATCGCGCGCGGCGAGCAGGAGTTCCTGCACCTGGGCAACCTGGAGGCGCGCCGCGACTGGGGCTATGCGCCGGAGTACGTGGACGCGATGTGGCGCATGCTGCAGACCGACACCCCCGACGACTACGTGGTGGCCACCGGCACCAGCTACAGCGTCCGCGACTTCCTCACCTTCTGCTTCGAGCACGTCGGTCTCGACTGGGAGCGCCATGTCCGCTTCGACGAGCGGTACTTGAGGCCGTCCGAGGTGCCCGACCTGATCGGCGACGCGTCCAAGGCCGACCGCGAGCTGGACTGGCGGCCGACCGTGCGCACGCCGGAGCTGGCCCGCATCATGACCGCCGCCGAGCTCGACGCACCCGCCCCGGTGCCCGCGCCCGCCCGCGGCGACGCCCAGGCACTGCTGCCGCGATGA
- a CDS encoding glycosyltransferase codes for MTAPLVLQIANEPVLSDSSRFVRAFGTLAAEGLISHTALSPVSLLPAGFPAALEGTRAALRGLRPDAVFVQSPGAFPWTPALVRELLASLGNPPVVCWEGDAWGGRKRLPAPTAAWLGEATTVFSVALGPQRALLGQHTDAPVRYVPNVLPLPCDDTPVPPPAAARADAVLMGNRYVRLGFLERVDGNLDRARVVRGLRSLPGCRLAVHGTGWRGRGALGPVPYERQPEFLRHGRIAVGWDHFHHYAGFYSDRMPISFHAGRPLVNSRQPDLDWLPGPDHGLHLAATPTEAVHAVRDLLTADPEALHAAALRGRAWVRERLTDHEALLHMLGFLVPLPAPPADPWRAFDRDPVGV; via the coding sequence ATGACCGCGCCCCTGGTCCTGCAGATCGCCAACGAGCCGGTCCTGAGCGACAGTTCACGGTTCGTCCGGGCCTTCGGCACGCTCGCCGCCGAAGGCCTGATCAGCCACACCGCGCTCTCGCCGGTCTCCCTCCTCCCGGCCGGATTCCCGGCGGCCCTCGAAGGCACCCGGGCCGCACTGCGGGGCCTGCGGCCCGATGCGGTGTTCGTGCAGTCGCCCGGCGCCTTCCCCTGGACGCCCGCGCTGGTACGGGAGTTGCTGGCCTCGCTCGGCAATCCGCCCGTGGTGTGCTGGGAGGGCGACGCGTGGGGCGGCCGCAAGCGGCTGCCGGCCCCCACCGCGGCCTGGCTCGGCGAGGCCACGACGGTGTTCAGCGTCGCCCTCGGCCCGCAGCGGGCGCTGCTCGGACAGCACACGGACGCGCCCGTGCGGTACGTGCCCAACGTGCTGCCCCTGCCGTGCGACGACACCCCGGTACCACCGCCCGCCGCGGCGCGCGCCGACGCCGTGCTGATGGGCAACCGCTATGTGCGCCTCGGCTTCCTGGAGCGCGTCGACGGCAACCTCGACCGGGCCCGCGTGGTGCGCGGCCTGCGCTCCCTGCCGGGCTGCCGGCTCGCCGTGCACGGCACCGGCTGGCGCGGCCGCGGCGCGCTCGGCCCGGTGCCGTACGAGCGGCAGCCCGAGTTCCTGCGCCACGGCCGGATCGCCGTCGGCTGGGACCACTTCCACCACTACGCCGGCTTCTACTCGGACCGCATGCCCATCTCGTTCCATGCAGGGCGCCCACTGGTCAACTCCCGCCAGCCGGACCTCGATTGGCTGCCCGGCCCCGACCACGGTCTGCATCTCGCGGCCACCCCCACCGAGGCCGTGCACGCCGTGCGGGACCTGCTCACCGCCGATCCGGAGGCGCTGCACGCCGCCGCCTTGCGCGGCCGGGCCTGGGTGCGCGAGCGCCTCACCGACCACGAGGCCCTGCTCCACATGCTCGGCTTCCTGGTGCCCCTGCCCGCCCCGCCCGCCGACCCGTGGCGGGCCTTCGACCGGGATCCGGTCGGCGTATGA
- a CDS encoding oligosaccharide flippase family protein gives MTRARSAVRSVAWNYGGSVAAVVLQLGYTALTSRLVTPAAFGAYATALTVAGVLSYLSNSGIGTTLLAAERLTRPLTSLALRIGLVSGVLCFLAGQGAASALGLVDAMPEAEPLLRLLALQFLCAPLAAAATAALRRCGLVVAVVLLEITGQFTGIAVSATLLISGSGPYGLAVASPLASGTVLAGSLWLLHRQRLPDGPRPTVRELLGSSGFFSGHSLFQYMSSSAPLWVTGARLGPTAAGHYSRASMFTGLPLTFLATGINRTTTPMLAENRGSSPQAVYDVVCAASAVGLVGFGAAAGLGPAALNLLLGPGWTEAALLVPVLAVGAACSLLAAVGDSVDQARDDRRALLRSQLCATAAAAVTLGVAALQGSLLLAAAAAVTAPLCAHAAQLLRWRRHDTVPVRDVLHAHAVHALAGGSLLVGCRWASAGHLPLTGLLTGLVTALPLAGCAFLLRTRLPLYAVARRRGLTPSR, from the coding sequence ATGACCCGTGCCCGCTCCGCCGTACGCAGCGTCGCCTGGAACTACGGCGGATCCGTGGCCGCCGTGGTCCTCCAGCTCGGCTACACCGCCCTGACCAGCCGCCTCGTCACCCCGGCCGCCTTCGGCGCGTACGCCACGGCCCTCACCGTCGCCGGCGTGCTCAGCTATCTGTCCAACAGCGGCATCGGCACCACGCTCCTCGCCGCCGAGCGGCTCACCCGCCCGCTCACCTCGCTCGCCCTGCGCATCGGCCTGGTCAGCGGCGTCCTGTGCTTCCTCGCGGGACAGGGCGCCGCATCCGCGCTCGGCCTGGTCGACGCCATGCCGGAGGCCGAACCCCTGCTCCGGCTGCTCGCCCTGCAGTTCCTCTGCGCACCGCTCGCCGCAGCCGCGACCGCCGCGCTGCGCCGCTGCGGCCTGGTCGTCGCCGTGGTCCTGCTCGAAATCACCGGCCAGTTCACCGGAATCGCGGTCTCGGCGACGCTCCTGATCTCCGGATCCGGTCCCTACGGCCTCGCGGTGGCCTCACCCCTCGCCTCCGGGACCGTCCTTGCGGGCTCGCTCTGGCTGCTGCACCGGCAGCGGCTGCCGGACGGACCACGGCCCACGGTCCGTGAACTCCTCGGCTCCTCCGGCTTCTTCAGCGGCCACAGCCTCTTCCAGTACATGAGCTCATCGGCCCCGCTCTGGGTCACCGGCGCCCGCCTCGGCCCCACCGCCGCGGGCCACTACTCGCGGGCCTCCATGTTCACCGGGCTGCCCCTGACCTTCCTCGCCACGGGCATCAACCGCACCACCACCCCGATGCTCGCCGAGAACCGCGGATCTTCTCCACAGGCTGTGTACGACGTGGTGTGCGCGGCCTCCGCCGTCGGCCTGGTCGGCTTCGGCGCGGCGGCGGGCCTCGGCCCGGCGGCCCTCAACCTGCTGCTCGGCCCCGGCTGGACCGAGGCCGCGCTGCTCGTCCCGGTCCTCGCCGTCGGCGCCGCCTGCTCGCTGCTCGCGGCGGTCGGCGACAGCGTCGACCAGGCGCGCGACGACCGGCGGGCGCTGCTGCGCTCCCAGCTGTGCGCGACCGCCGCGGCCGCCGTCACCCTGGGCGTCGCCGCCCTGCAGGGCAGCCTGCTCCTGGCCGCCGCCGCCGCGGTCACCGCGCCGCTGTGCGCCCACGCCGCCCAACTGCTGCGCTGGCGGCGGCACGACACCGTCCCGGTCCGGGACGTCCTGCACGCGCACGCCGTGCACGCCCTGGCCGGCGGCTCGCTCCTCGTCGGCTGCCGCTGGGCATCGGCCGGCCACCTCCCCCTCACCGGGCTGCTCACCGGCCTGGTCACGGCCCTCCCGCTGGCCGGCTGCGCCTTCCTGCTGCGCACCCGGCTTCCGCTCTACGCCGTGGCCAGGCGCCGCGGTCTCACCCCTTCCCGCTAG
- a CDS encoding glycosyltransferase family protein has translation MADPPLVLQISNEDRDYGEDNAFVRGFTELAREGVLRHVGVLPAAEPGRLAHLSSHLRPDLVLVHTPQPLPWTAHEVAPLLRNLGSPPLVVWEGDAWGGRGKPLRERNVAWMRSAEAVFSVAHGPQAELLRKASGRPVHYVPNTVPLAFAAPEAQPVRPEGVALLGARMTYCGIELIRDDRERTELVRRLAATVPGFSVYGKRWRGPYARGPVPYFEQQAAMRRALVTVGWNRYRGYPGFFSDRLPIAMASGRVHVSSRHPDLDWLPGPDDGLHLLDSPAEAADCVRALLTEDPRLLLDRAARMRRWVLDHLTETHALRHMLAPFLPAAPPAGPWTGFAAPRPLTGARAPEGPR, from the coding sequence GTGGCCGATCCGCCCCTCGTCCTCCAGATCAGCAACGAGGACCGCGACTACGGGGAAGACAACGCTTTCGTACGCGGCTTCACCGAGCTCGCCCGCGAAGGCGTCCTGCGCCACGTCGGCGTCCTACCGGCCGCGGAACCCGGCCGCCTCGCGCACCTCTCCTCGCACCTGCGCCCCGATCTCGTCCTGGTCCACACACCGCAGCCCCTGCCGTGGACCGCACACGAGGTCGCCCCACTGCTGCGGAACCTCGGCTCACCACCGCTCGTGGTGTGGGAGGGCGACGCCTGGGGCGGGCGCGGGAAGCCGCTGCGGGAGCGCAACGTGGCGTGGATGCGGTCGGCCGAGGCGGTGTTCAGCGTCGCGCACGGGCCGCAGGCCGAGCTGCTGCGCAAGGCCTCGGGCCGGCCCGTGCACTACGTCCCCAACACCGTGCCGCTCGCCTTCGCTGCCCCCGAGGCCCAGCCGGTCCGGCCCGAGGGGGTCGCCCTGCTCGGCGCCCGTATGACGTACTGCGGCATCGAGCTCATCCGCGACGACCGCGAACGCACCGAGCTGGTACGGCGGTTGGCGGCCACGGTGCCCGGCTTCTCGGTGTACGGAAAGCGCTGGCGCGGCCCGTACGCCCGTGGCCCCGTCCCCTACTTCGAGCAGCAGGCCGCGATGCGCCGCGCCCTCGTCACCGTCGGCTGGAACCGCTACCGCGGCTACCCCGGCTTCTTCTCCGACCGGCTGCCCATCGCGATGGCCTCGGGACGCGTCCACGTCTCGTCCCGGCACCCGGACCTCGACTGGCTGCCGGGACCCGACGACGGGCTCCATCTCCTGGACAGTCCGGCCGAAGCGGCCGACTGCGTAAGGGCGTTGCTCACCGAGGATCCACGGCTGCTGCTCGACCGGGCCGCACGGATGCGCCGCTGGGTCCTGGACCACCTGACCGAGACCCACGCCCTGCGCCACATGCTCGCCCCGTTCCTGCCCGCCGCGCCACCCGCCGGGCCGTGGACGGGTTTCGCGGCACCCCGCCCCCTCACCGGCGCCCGCGCCCCGGAAGGACCCCGATGA
- a CDS encoding FkbM family methyltransferase: MTPAAVTATGTGTAPSATTALRDLILRTPGAQRAVRAAADRDWLPPSVWARLQPSGVWPVRAPDGSTFRYACGEDDALARSVVWTHMRHWEETTCPVFFELARKARRFVDIGAYSGIYTLLACRANPDLTAVAVEPNPAARRLLVRNVEVNGLERRVRVCDKALSDTSGRTRLAIPADVTAASLLPPRGAHRSVDVEVVTGDGLLGTEPVDLVKIDVEGLEAQVLRGMERVLRAHHPALVVECLDAAALEAVRSTAHDFGYRRVTHLSSTGPVPAVPGTTPLPRYANFLLTQD; this comes from the coding sequence ATGACCCCCGCCGCCGTCACCGCCACCGGAACCGGCACCGCTCCGAGTGCCACCACGGCCCTGCGCGATCTGATCCTGCGCACCCCGGGCGCTCAGCGCGCGGTGCGCGCCGCGGCCGACCGGGACTGGCTGCCCCCGTCGGTGTGGGCCCGGCTCCAGCCGTCGGGGGTGTGGCCGGTCCGGGCCCCGGACGGCAGCACCTTCCGGTACGCGTGCGGCGAGGACGACGCGCTGGCCCGCAGCGTGGTGTGGACCCATATGCGGCACTGGGAGGAGACCACCTGCCCGGTCTTCTTCGAACTGGCCCGCAAGGCAAGGCGCTTCGTGGACATCGGCGCATACTCCGGCATCTACACGCTGCTCGCCTGCCGGGCCAACCCGGACCTGACCGCGGTCGCCGTCGAGCCCAATCCGGCCGCCCGCCGGCTGCTGGTGCGCAATGTCGAGGTGAACGGCCTGGAGAGACGGGTCCGGGTCTGCGACAAGGCCCTCTCGGACACCTCGGGCCGCACCCGGCTCGCCATCCCCGCCGATGTCACCGCCGCCTCCCTGCTGCCCCCGAGGGGCGCCCACCGCAGCGTGGACGTGGAGGTCGTCACCGGCGACGGACTGCTCGGCACGGAGCCCGTGGACCTGGTGAAGATCGACGTGGAGGGCCTGGAGGCCCAGGTCCTGCGCGGCATGGAGCGCGTGCTGCGCGCCCATCACCCCGCGCTCGTCGTCGAGTGCCTGGACGCGGCGGCCCTCGAAGCGGTCCGGTCGACGGCCCACGACTTCGGCTACCGGCGGGTGACCCACCTGAGCAGCACCGGCCCCGTACCGGCCGTACCCGGCACGACCCCGCTGCCCCGGTACGCCAACTTCCTCCTCACCCAGGACTAG